The following are encoded together in the Saliniramus fredricksonii genome:
- a CDS encoding ABC transporter permease, giving the protein MPKPASFLTAAAALALIVLVGLPVLFILLQAIFPEFARGSFAGPFSKLALITENERLLTQARNTLMLAFVVIIGCLIFGLPIGILRGLYDVPGARIWDVIFLVPFLIPPFIAAIAWMMTLQPRGYLEQLTGIDLGGFLFSFVGVAFVMTLNLFPLVYFAVSRAFEAVGGRFAAAARVHGAGPWRAFFIITLPLSIPAIAASLLIVFAMSIEEFGTPAALAARTGFEVLVTGIYTRLSDWPIDLSGAALGSVMLMALVLAAFILQNWIATRRSYISQGGKPADIEKARLGTWRWPVLGLFWLVALIGVVIPLAAISVTSLLGTISGGLSWSNLDLRHYTPLVAPGSRAAQALMTSGWLALLTALATAAIGGIVAYIVVRGTGRGRAVMDGLSVLPNAIPAIVLAVGVILAWNSPFLPITLYGTAAILLVAYIGILLPYPIRYAVARLRQISGSLDDAARVAGASRGRAMRHITLPLMAPSLIAAMMLVFAIASRELVASIMLAPAGMRTVGTFVFAQFEQGSVQTGMAMSVIAITITSGILLAVNLWLARRGGNAFTG; this is encoded by the coding sequence ATGCCGAAACCCGCATCCTTCCTCACGGCAGCGGCGGCGCTGGCGCTGATCGTGCTGGTCGGTCTGCCGGTTCTGTTCATTCTGCTGCAGGCGATTTTCCCCGAATTCGCGCGCGGCTCCTTTGCGGGGCCGTTTTCCAAGCTCGCCCTGATCACCGAGAACGAGCGGCTGCTGACCCAGGCGCGCAATACGCTCATGCTCGCCTTCGTGGTCATCATCGGCTGCCTGATCTTCGGCCTGCCGATCGGCATCCTGCGCGGGCTCTATGACGTTCCCGGCGCACGCATCTGGGATGTCATCTTCCTCGTGCCGTTCCTGATCCCGCCCTTCATCGCGGCGATCGCCTGGATGATGACGCTGCAGCCGCGCGGCTATCTGGAACAGCTGACGGGCATCGATCTCGGCGGCTTCCTCTTCAGCTTCGTCGGTGTCGCCTTCGTGATGACGCTCAATCTGTTTCCGCTTGTGTATTTCGCCGTTTCACGCGCCTTCGAAGCCGTCGGTGGACGCTTTGCCGCTGCGGCGCGGGTGCATGGAGCCGGGCCCTGGCGGGCTTTCTTCATCATCACCCTGCCGCTGAGCATCCCGGCGATCGCAGCGAGCCTGCTGATCGTCTTCGCCATGTCGATCGAGGAATTCGGCACCCCGGCGGCGCTCGCCGCGCGCACGGGTTTCGAAGTGCTGGTGACGGGTATCTACACCCGCCTTTCCGACTGGCCGATCGATCTGTCGGGGGCGGCCCTCGGCTCGGTGATGCTGATGGCGCTGGTGCTCGCGGCCTTCATCCTGCAGAACTGGATCGCCACGCGCCGCTCCTATATCAGCCAGGGCGGCAAGCCCGCCGATATCGAGAAGGCGCGGCTCGGCACATGGCGCTGGCCGGTTCTGGGCCTGTTCTGGCTGGTGGCGTTGATCGGCGTGGTGATCCCGCTCGCGGCGATCAGCGTGACGTCGCTTCTGGGAACGATTTCCGGCGGGCTCAGCTGGAGCAATCTCGACCTGCGCCACTACACCCCGCTCGTCGCGCCGGGTTCCCGTGCCGCGCAGGCTCTGATGACGAGCGGCTGGCTCGCGCTGCTGACGGCGCTCGCCACAGCGGCGATCGGCGGCATTGTGGCCTATATCGTGGTGCGCGGGACGGGGCGCGGGCGGGCCGTGATGGACGGCCTGTCGGTCCTGCCCAATGCGATCCCGGCGATCGTGCTGGCCGTCGGCGTAATTCTGGCCTGGAACAGCCCGTTCCTGCCGATCACGCTCTATGGCACGGCGGCGATCCTGCTCGTGGCCTATATCGGCATTCTGCTGCCCTATCCGATACGTTATGCCGTGGCCCGGCTGCGTCAGATCAGCGGTTCGCTCGATGATGCAGCGCGTGTGGCGGGCGCCAGCCGGGGGCGGGCCATGCGCCATATCACCCTGCCACTCATGGCTCCTTCACTGATCGCGGCGATGATGCTGGTCTTCGCCATCGCGTCACGTGAACTCGTCGCCTCGATCATGCTGGCGCCGGCCGGCATGCGCACGGTGGGGACCTTCGTCTTTGCGCAATTCGAGCA
- a CDS encoding ATP-grasp domain-containing protein, with the protein MSADIRNIFVVGLDPFNLQLLRGVRNADEYVFHSLLDYEEIAAARSFDVEALLTKARQILDAFHDEVHAIVGYWDFPTILMMPILRAERGLRGPSLESVLRCEHKYLSRIVQRNVAPGLVPRFVLVDPFEPQTEAGIDMNYPYWIKPVKAHSSRLGFRIDRLEDLQGALPHIRAGIDRFATPLDAIMRHADLSADEARVHGAYCIAEAIISKGRQCTLEGYVFEGKVEAYGIVDTLRGPNGASLERYEYPSSLPDPVKRRMRDAARRVIEATGLDDSPFNMEFYYREHDDSIALLEINARISKSHSPIFEKVEGVPHKEVMIDVALGKCPDYPARRGRFTIAAKFMPRVYGERDAKCVTHAPDEDAVREIASGFPGTDITLHVHEGMQLRELSDNHRDSYSYQIADIFMGADQHQALEENYAALMEALDIRIDGERISPA; encoded by the coding sequence ATGAGCGCGGACATCAGGAACATTTTCGTCGTGGGTCTGGATCCTTTCAATCTTCAATTGCTACGCGGCGTCCGCAACGCCGATGAGTATGTCTTTCACAGCTTGCTCGATTACGAAGAAATCGCCGCTGCACGCAGCTTCGATGTGGAGGCCCTGCTGACCAAAGCGCGTCAGATTCTGGATGCATTTCACGACGAGGTCCACGCCATTGTCGGCTACTGGGATTTTCCGACGATTCTGATGATGCCGATCCTGCGCGCGGAACGCGGCCTGCGCGGCCCAAGCCTCGAAAGCGTGCTGCGGTGCGAGCACAAATATCTCAGTCGCATCGTGCAAAGGAACGTCGCACCCGGTCTGGTGCCGCGCTTTGTCCTGGTTGACCCGTTTGAACCGCAGACGGAGGCGGGGATCGACATGAATTACCCCTACTGGATCAAACCGGTGAAGGCGCATTCCTCCCGCCTGGGATTTCGGATCGACAGGCTGGAAGACCTGCAAGGCGCTCTCCCGCATATCCGTGCGGGCATCGACAGGTTTGCCACCCCCCTGGACGCAATCATGCGCCATGCGGATCTGAGCGCGGACGAGGCCCGGGTTCATGGCGCCTATTGCATTGCCGAAGCGATCATCTCGAAGGGTCGCCAATGCACGCTGGAAGGATATGTCTTCGAGGGTAAGGTGGAGGCCTATGGTATCGTCGATACGCTGCGCGGCCCCAACGGCGCGAGCCTCGAGCGTTATGAATACCCCTCCAGCCTTCCCGATCCAGTCAAGAGGCGCATGCGCGACGCGGCGCGCCGAGTTATTGAAGCAACGGGTCTGGATGACAGTCCCTTCAACATGGAATTCTACTATCGAGAGCACGATGACAGTATTGCCCTGCTTGAAATCAATGCCCGTATCTCGAAATCACACAGTCCGATCTTCGAGAAGGTTGAGGGGGTCCCGCACAAGGAGGTGATGATCGACGTGGCGCTCGGGAAATGCCCGGATTACCCGGCCCGCCGCGGGCGCTTCACCATCGCCGCCAAGTTCATGCCGCGCGTCTATGGTGAACGCGATGCGAAGTGCGTCACCCATGCCCCGGATGAAGACGCCGTTCGGGAGATTGCTTCAGGCTTTCCCGGCACCGACATCACGCTGCATGTTCACGAAGGCATGCAATTGCGCGAGCTGAGCGACAATCACCGTGATTCCTACAGTTATCAGATCGCAGATATTTTCATGGGCGCGGATCAGCACCAGGCTCTGGAAGAAAACTACGCCGCCCTTATGGAAGCGCTCGACATTCGCATCGACGGCGAAAGGATCAGCCCGGCATGA
- a CDS encoding ABC transporter substrate-binding protein, with protein MIRRFMLAASVSLAATLGFAAQTVQADTLTFYTAGPGGLADALAEAFTAETGIAVNVFQATTGQVMARLEAEEANPQADVVVSASWGSAQDMHERGLLMEYVSPNAEMVPDFLKDSHYVAQGVSALAIAWNTQSGTPRPNEWADLADEAYRDLVTMPDPSQSGSAFDLVAGLEAAMGEEAWTLLGDLAENGMIVPGPNAAALNPVLQGAKAVVFGAVDYISYGRAASGETIEVISPESGTVIAPRPIMILESAQNPDEAKAFVDFVLSDAGQALVAETFLMPARTDVEGRRPGINDLTIIDVDADAVSARRDEMIARFNETVMAR; from the coding sequence ATGATCCGCAGATTCATGCTCGCCGCCTCAGTCAGCCTTGCCGCAACGCTCGGCTTTGCGGCGCAGACGGTTCAGGCCGATACACTGACCTTCTACACCGCCGGCCCCGGTGGTCTCGCCGATGCGCTGGCTGAAGCCTTCACCGCCGAAACCGGTATTGCCGTCAACGTATTCCAGGCCACGACCGGGCAGGTGATGGCCCGTCTCGAGGCGGAGGAAGCCAATCCGCAGGCGGATGTCGTGGTCTCGGCGAGCTGGGGTTCGGCGCAGGACATGCACGAGCGCGGCCTCCTGATGGAATATGTCTCGCCCAATGCCGAAATGGTTCCCGATTTCCTGAAGGACAGCCATTACGTGGCGCAGGGTGTCTCGGCTCTGGCGATCGCCTGGAATACGCAGAGCGGCACACCGCGACCGAACGAATGGGCTGATCTCGCGGACGAGGCCTATCGCGATCTCGTCACCATGCCCGATCCGTCGCAATCCGGCTCGGCTTTCGATCTCGTCGCCGGGCTCGAAGCCGCGATGGGCGAAGAAGCCTGGACTTTGCTGGGAGATCTCGCCGAAAACGGCATGATCGTGCCCGGTCCGAACGCGGCGGCGCTCAATCCGGTCCTGCAGGGCGCCAAGGCCGTCGTCTTCGGCGCCGTCGATTACATCAGCTATGGACGTGCCGCGAGCGGCGAGACCATCGAGGTGATCTCGCCGGAGAGCGGCACCGTGATCGCCCCGCGTCCGATCATGATCCTCGAATCGGCGCAGAATCCGGATGAGGCAAAGGCCTTCGTCGATTTCGTGCTTTCCGATGCGGGGCAGGCGCTCGTTGCCGAGACCTTCCTGATGCCGGCGCGGACGGATGTCGAGGGCCGTCGTCCGGGTATCAATGACCTGACCATCATTGACGTCGATGCCGATGCCGTCTCTGCACGGCGCGACGAGATGATCGCGCGCTTCAACGAAACCGTGATGGCGCGCTGA
- a CDS encoding ABC transporter ATP-binding protein, whose product MDMKTGETHSGRGEPALEAIGIGKTFATTPILKGIDLRIAPGEVVALLGPSGCGKTTLLRIAAGLLAPSAGRMRIAGQLVADGAHHALAPEARGIGMVFQDYALWPHLNTLANVAFPLRMRGLPKAERNKRAHDALARVGLADMAERFPGTLSGGQQQRVALARAIVAEPPLVLFDEPLSNLDRELRESLALEMGTLLRELNLSAVYVTHDQAEAFTIANRVAVMLGGEIAQIATPEALFSDPATPEVAQFLNIGALIDGEIRAREFRCHGRMVRVTAPGEDHADGPARLLIPRTAIARSDHGPLKARVARCQFQGDRYLLHLDFGEGDRSLVCPSDSPVAQGEMISLALNATRLRLFAHA is encoded by the coding sequence ATGGATATGAAAACCGGCGAAACGCATTCCGGACGTGGGGAGCCGGCCCTCGAAGCGATCGGAATCGGCAAGACCTTCGCGACGACGCCGATCCTCAAGGGCATCGATCTGCGCATCGCACCGGGCGAAGTCGTGGCTTTGCTCGGCCCGTCAGGCTGTGGCAAGACCACGCTCCTGCGCATCGCTGCCGGACTGCTCGCACCGTCTGCGGGGCGGATGCGTATCGCGGGTCAGCTCGTCGCGGATGGTGCGCATCATGCGCTTGCGCCGGAGGCGCGCGGCATAGGCATGGTGTTTCAGGATTATGCCCTCTGGCCGCATCTGAACACGCTCGCCAATGTGGCTTTCCCCCTGCGCATGCGCGGCCTCCCCAAGGCCGAGCGTAACAAACGTGCGCATGACGCGCTCGCACGGGTCGGGCTCGCCGATATGGCAGAGCGCTTTCCGGGTACGCTTTCGGGCGGGCAGCAGCAGCGTGTGGCGCTCGCACGCGCGATCGTCGCCGAGCCACCCCTCGTTCTGTTCGACGAGCCTTTGTCGAATCTGGATCGCGAGTTGCGCGAGAGCCTTGCGCTGGAAATGGGTACGTTGCTGCGCGAGTTGAACCTGTCGGCGGTCTACGTCACCCATGATCAGGCGGAAGCCTTCACCATCGCCAATCGTGTGGCCGTGATGCTGGGTGGCGAGATTGCCCAGATCGCGACGCCGGAGGCGTTGTTTTCGGATCCGGCGACGCCCGAGGTCGCACAGTTTCTCAATATCGGCGCGCTGATCGACGGCGAAATCCGCGCCCGCGAATTCCGCTGTCACGGGCGGATGGTGCGCGTCACCGCGCCGGGCGAAGACCATGCGGACGGGCCGGCCCGGTTGCTGATCCCGCGCACGGCGATTGCCAGGTCCGATCACGGGCCGCTCAAGGCGCGCGTGGCACGCTGCCAGTTTCAGGGCGATCGCTACCTGCTGCATCTCGATTTCGGCGAGGGCGATCGCAGCCTCGTCTGCCCTTCCGATAGTCCGGTCGCTCAGGGTGAGATGATCAGTCTCGCTCTGAACGCCACGCGCCTGCGTCTGTTTGCGCATGCGTGA
- a CDS encoding IS110 family transposase, which produces MDNISIIGLDLAKRVFQAHGARADGSVGFRKKLGRSQVLGFFAKQPRCIVAMEACATAHEWGRAIGELGHEVRLIPPIYVKPFVKRQKNDAADAEAIAEAAGRPTMRFVAVKSEAQQAKAMAFRTRDLLVKQRTQLINALRGHLAEHGLIAPQGPAHVKVLADALEAAGSRLETLVIELGRLYLEQIELLSGRIADLDKVLKREAAREEDTARLMTMPGVGPLTAMAVQTFAPPMETFRRGRDFAAWTGLVPVQRSTGGKQILGRTSKMGQRDIRRLLIIGAMSVVRWAVRKGAPEGSWLARMLARKPRMVVAIALANKMARGIWAMSTRGENFRGPVAAV; this is translated from the coding sequence ATGGACAACATTAGCATCATCGGCCTTGACCTCGCAAAGCGGGTCTTCCAGGCGCACGGCGCGCGAGCGGACGGTAGCGTCGGCTTCCGCAAGAAGCTGGGTCGCTCGCAGGTTCTCGGCTTCTTTGCCAAGCAGCCGCGCTGCATCGTTGCTATGGAAGCGTGTGCGACGGCCCACGAGTGGGGCCGCGCGATCGGCGAGCTCGGTCACGAGGTCCGCCTGATCCCGCCGATCTACGTCAAGCCGTTCGTCAAGCGGCAGAAGAACGACGCGGCCGACGCAGAGGCGATAGCCGAGGCGGCGGGTCGCCCGACCATGCGCTTCGTCGCGGTCAAATCCGAGGCGCAGCAGGCGAAGGCGATGGCTTTCCGGACGCGGGACCTCCTCGTCAAGCAGCGCACGCAGCTCATCAACGCACTGCGGGGCCACCTCGCCGAGCACGGCCTCATAGCGCCGCAGGGGCCGGCTCATGTCAAGGTGCTGGCGGACGCGCTGGAGGCAGCCGGCTCGCGTCTCGAGACGCTCGTGATCGAGCTGGGGCGCCTCTATCTCGAGCAGATCGAACTGCTCTCCGGCAGGATCGCGGATCTCGACAAGGTGCTGAAGCGCGAAGCGGCGCGGGAAGAAGACACCGCACGACTGATGACCATGCCTGGCGTGGGCCCGCTGACTGCGATGGCGGTCCAGACCTTCGCCCCGCCGATGGAGACGTTCAGGCGTGGACGCGACTTCGCAGCCTGGACGGGGCTCGTCCCTGTCCAGCGATCGACCGGTGGGAAGCAGATCCTCGGACGAACGTCCAAGATGGGGCAGCGCGACATACGGCGTCTCCTGATCATCGGCGCGATGTCGGTGGTCCGCTGGGCCGTCAGGAAGGGCGCGCCGGAAGGCAGTTGGCTCGCACGCATGCTGGCCCGCAAGCCACGCATGGTCGTCGCCATCGCGCTGGCCAATAAGATGGCGCGCGGGATCTGGGCGATGTCGACGCGGGGAGAGAACTTCAGGGGTCCGGTCGCCGCGGTCTGA
- a CDS encoding CocE/NonD family hydrolase: MSDMLQTRADFPHRVRHEENLFITMRDGTRLAARLWLPEDAGEHPVPAVLEYIPYRKRDMTRHRDSIMHPYIAGHGYACLRVDIRGSGDSEGVLTDEYTAQELQDGYDIIQWIAAQPWCSGNVGMIGISWGGFNGLQIAALQPPALAAVVTLCSTDDRYADDIHHMGGCLLGDNLSWASVMFSYNSLPPDPEIVGEGWREMWHQRLNGSGLWLENWLRHQRRDSYWRHGSIAEDYAAVTCPVMAVSGWADGYSNAVFRLMENLKVPRQGLIGPWSHKYPHIAVPGPAIGFLQEALRWWDHWLKGIDRGVMEEPVLRVWMQDSVPPTTSYRHRPGRWVAEPSWPSPNVTTRSLALGRRHILSAEADAGKDERLRIRSPLTVGLFAGKWCSYAAGPDLAHDQREEDGGALVFDSEPLPETLEILGATVVTLEISSDQPLGMVAIRLSDIAVDDKITRVSYGMLNLTHRDSAEHPAHLVPGERYTVSVSLNGVAHSFPQGHRLRIAVSTSYWPLAWLPPGPVGLTVHTAGSRVALPVRKPRAEDARLRVFGAPEGAPPAPRRQLEPGRHNWLVHRDLASDLSTLEVINDNGVVHLEDIDLIVENRAFEWYRTHADDFHSGRGETLLQRGLRRGDWSIRTRAHTVLTATETAFHITADLDAHEGDKRVFCRSWDVTIARDFV, from the coding sequence ATGAGTGATATGCTGCAGACCAGAGCCGATTTCCCTCACCGGGTCCGGCATGAGGAAAACCTCTTCATCACAATGCGCGACGGCACCCGCCTCGCTGCACGGCTGTGGCTTCCCGAGGATGCCGGCGAGCACCCGGTCCCGGCAGTGCTGGAATACATTCCCTATCGCAAGCGCGACATGACCCGCCACCGCGACTCGATCATGCATCCTTATATTGCCGGACATGGCTATGCCTGTCTGCGGGTCGATATTCGTGGCAGCGGTGATTCCGAAGGCGTGCTGACCGACGAATATACCGCTCAGGAACTCCAGGACGGCTACGACATCATCCAATGGATCGCCGCGCAGCCCTGGTGCAGCGGAAATGTCGGGATGATCGGCATTTCCTGGGGCGGATTCAACGGTCTCCAGATTGCCGCCCTGCAGCCACCGGCACTGGCGGCCGTGGTCACACTGTGCTCGACCGATGATCGTTACGCCGATGACATCCACCATATGGGCGGCTGCCTGCTCGGGGACAACCTCTCCTGGGCGTCGGTTATGTTCTCCTACAATTCGCTGCCGCCCGATCCCGAGATCGTCGGTGAGGGATGGCGCGAGATGTGGCATCAGCGTCTGAACGGCAGCGGTCTGTGGCTGGAAAACTGGCTGCGGCACCAGCGCCGCGATTCCTACTGGCGCCATGGCTCCATCGCCGAAGACTATGCTGCCGTGACCTGTCCGGTCATGGCGGTGAGCGGCTGGGCGGATGGCTATTCGAATGCGGTCTTCCGCCTGATGGAAAATCTGAAGGTGCCGCGTCAGGGGTTGATCGGCCCCTGGAGCCACAAATATCCGCATATCGCCGTGCCCGGCCCCGCCATAGGTTTTCTGCAGGAGGCCTTGCGGTGGTGGGATCACTGGCTCAAGGGCATCGACCGGGGCGTTATGGAGGAACCGGTCCTGCGTGTCTGGATGCAGGATTCAGTGCCGCCCACCACGAGCTATCGTCACCGTCCCGGGCGGTGGGTCGCCGAGCCATCATGGCCATCGCCCAACGTCACGACCAGATCTCTTGCGCTCGGGCGTCGGCATATCCTTTCGGCTGAGGCTGATGCCGGCAAGGATGAGCGATTGCGCATCCGCTCGCCGCTGACCGTGGGGCTGTTCGCCGGGAAATGGTGCTCCTATGCCGCCGGGCCCGATCTGGCGCACGACCAGCGCGAGGAGGATGGTGGCGCGCTTGTCTTCGACAGCGAGCCGCTACCGGAAACCCTGGAGATTCTGGGCGCCACCGTTGTCACGTTGGAGATATCGTCAGATCAGCCTCTGGGCATGGTCGCAATACGCCTGTCGGACATCGCCGTGGACGACAAGATCACCAGGGTCAGCTACGGAATGCTCAATCTGACGCACCGCGATTCGGCCGAACATCCGGCGCATCTGGTTCCCGGTGAGCGCTATACGGTGTCTGTATCGCTGAATGGCGTGGCGCACAGCTTCCCTCAAGGACACAGGTTGCGGATCGCGGTCTCGACATCATATTGGCCGCTGGCATGGTTGCCTCCCGGTCCGGTCGGCCTGACTGTGCATACTGCGGGAAGCCGGGTGGCACTCCCGGTCCGCAAGCCCCGCGCGGAAGATGCACGCTTGCGCGTCTTCGGCGCCCCCGAGGGCGCGCCGCCGGCACCGCGCCGTCAGCTCGAACCGGGCAGGCATAACTGGCTTGTTCATCGTGACCTTGCCAGCGATTTGTCCACGCTCGAAGTCATCAATGACAACGGCGTGGTTCATCTGGAAGATATCGATCTCATCGTCGAGAACCGCGCTTTCGAATGGTATCGTACCCATGCCGACGATTTTCATTCCGGGCGAGGTGAAACCCTGTTGCAGCGCGGGTTACGCCGGGGCGACTGGTCGATACGCACCAGGGCTCATACCGTTCTGACCGCAACGGAGACGGCGTTTCACATTACTGCCGATCTGGATGCCCATGAGGGTGACAAGCGCGTCTTCTGCCGTAGCTGGGACGTCACCATCGCGCGCGACTTCGTCTGA
- a CDS encoding protein-L-isoaspartate(D-aspartate) O-methyltransferase — protein sequence MAAKREYMVSRQIAARGVSDPNVREAMLAVPREVFVPAELAEFAYEDTPLPIGADQTISQPYIVAMMLEAAEIAPGEKVLDVGTGSGYAAALASRIAGKVVSIERHAELTEAARKAIDTLGYDNIDLRIGDGTQGAADEAPFDVILVAAGGPEIPEILIEQLSPGGRMIIPVGPVHRYQHLLRIRKTGDNRIKQEDLGPVAFVPLIGVGGWRDPACEEIVHPTEGKGTSRAVGGAAARAVQMGAPNAPTDPAALIARHAEPLPEIGASGFGAMFDRIRDARVVAIGEATHGTSEFYRARAAITRHLRAGSKSS from the coding sequence ATGGCAGCCAAACGCGAATACATGGTGTCGCGCCAAATCGCGGCACGGGGCGTCAGCGATCCCAACGTCCGCGAGGCGATGCTGGCGGTACCGCGGGAAGTTTTCGTGCCAGCCGAACTCGCCGAGTTCGCATATGAGGATACGCCTCTGCCCATCGGCGCGGACCAGACCATATCCCAGCCCTATATCGTTGCCATGATGCTTGAGGCAGCCGAAATTGCTCCTGGCGAGAAAGTTCTGGATGTAGGAACCGGCTCAGGCTACGCGGCGGCACTGGCCAGCCGCATCGCCGGAAAGGTTGTGTCAATCGAACGCCACGCCGAACTCACTGAAGCTGCGCGCAAGGCCATTGACACTTTGGGTTACGACAATATCGACCTTCGCATCGGCGATGGCACGCAGGGCGCTGCGGATGAAGCCCCTTTCGATGTGATCCTCGTCGCTGCAGGAGGACCCGAAATCCCCGAGATCCTGATCGAACAGCTCTCACCGGGCGGACGCATGATCATCCCCGTTGGGCCGGTTCATCGTTACCAGCATCTGCTGCGAATTCGCAAGACCGGCGATAATCGCATCAAGCAGGAGGATCTTGGCCCTGTCGCTTTTGTACCGCTGATAGGCGTCGGTGGATGGCGCGACCCAGCTTGCGAGGAAATCGTGCACCCCACGGAGGGGAAAGGTACGTCGCGCGCGGTCGGGGGTGCCGCAGCGCGCGCGGTCCAGATGGGGGCACCGAATGCCCCGACCGATCCTGCCGCATTGATCGCGCGCCATGCCGAGCCGCTTCCAGAGATCGGAGCTTCCGGCTTTGGGGCAATGTTCGACCGGATCAGGGATGCCCGCGTTGTCGCAATCGGTGAGGCCACGCACGGGACTTCGGAATTCTACCGCGCCCGAGCCGCCATCACCCGACACCTGAGAGCCGGATCTAAAAGTAGTTGA